The following are from one region of the Halarcobacter sp. genome:
- a CDS encoding efflux RND transporter permease subunit codes for MNKIIEYFLKNSRLNHTLLLFILVMGIFAYHKIPKEMFPTVTLDSIYVSGSYTGASADSLNNFAVVEIENQIDTISDVKEVNSTITNGSFSISVELQDGADKKKVQDDIEDAVTSAKKYLPSDMTEPTVSSAEHQMSLLNISILSKNRTKAELLDISKKLKTKLLQISNINEVQIFGDSSLEIDILLDHKKIDMYGLESSSVINAIKNFSYIYPVAQVEQTGNHVYMSANNNKFDQEVWANTIIKVDNKRVYLKDIATITIDYPVDETISRLNGKNTISLNVYKDDSGDSIAVANEIKKMLTTFSNSTDDIETIITRDSSEPVNDRIKTIIANITLGLILVGLSMHLLISPRLSLVIVMGIPFSFILGLLVIEQAGYSLNMISLMAMLISLGIVVDDAIIVSENIQRHLDDGEDLDKAVLIGAKEMIAPVLIAAFTTIFAFLPMLLISGELGNLMRMIPIVIAVLIFSSLIESFLFLPLHAKHILKRKEKMLDWTKAYNFYESILHKVIHYKRTFLLLFFVSVPVLTFILIQNSRFQMMPDMDSRSVTVSVKLNESISLKDTNEIVKKYEDILLENSKKLFIKNIDTTVGRFTNIVSESETIENGFQLSLELEDLKQDNFLQKYINPILSLSFDFEQKDKIRTVDTQTAMKNIREIVTPLTKQDNAVAFNIITRRIGIVKSDIELKLSNENKSLLLKNIDKIKEELSKINGVKDVTDNTELGESEYKYSLNAYAQSLGLTDSEIALQVANYFMEKEQANTFNEDGVIEIVTQSIYKDNLDDLKHFLINIDDKKIELQELVDFKIERNFQKIEKENGQIQKNIFANIEKSQTSANEVLEKLEPILKESREKGIIINYGGEREKSAQMASDMLKSFLVGLFLIFITLLINFPSFKSAFIILSVIPFTAVGAIIGHFIMGVNINSQSLIGMLGLAGVVINDGIIMLDFLHNTKNRKEFFIKAKQRVRPILITSITTILGLSTLIFFPTGESIMLQPIAISLGFGIAWGTILNLIYVPALYATLFKIKD; via the coding sequence ATGAACAAAATAATTGAATATTTTTTAAAAAACTCTAGGCTAAACCACACACTTTTACTTTTTATTTTAGTTATGGGAATTTTTGCTTATCATAAAATTCCTAAAGAGATGTTTCCCACTGTTACTTTAGATAGTATTTATGTTAGTGGTAGTTATACAGGGGCTAGTGCTGATAGTTTAAATAATTTTGCTGTTGTTGAAATAGAAAATCAAATAGATACAATTTCTGATGTAAAAGAGGTTAATTCAACTATTACAAATGGAAGTTTTTCTATTAGTGTAGAGCTACAAGATGGTGCAGATAAGAAAAAAGTTCAAGATGATATAGAAGATGCTGTAACTTCAGCTAAAAAATATTTACCAAGTGATATGACTGAACCTACTGTTTCAAGTGCCGAGCACCAAATGTCACTATTAAATATCTCTATTTTGTCAAAAAATAGAACTAAAGCTGAGCTTTTAGATATTTCAAAAAAATTAAAAACAAAACTTTTACAAATTTCAAATATAAATGAAGTTCAAATTTTTGGCGATAGTAGTTTAGAAATTGATATTTTACTAGACCATAAAAAAATTGATATGTATGGTTTAGAATCTAGCTCTGTAATAAATGCAATAAAAAACTTCTCTTATATTTATCCTGTTGCACAAGTTGAACAAACAGGGAATCATGTATATATGAGTGCAAATAATAATAAATTTGACCAAGAAGTTTGGGCAAATACTATTATAAAAGTTGATAACAAAAGAGTATACCTAAAAGATATTGCAACTATAACTATTGATTATCCTGTGGATGAAACAATCTCAAGATTAAATGGGAAAAATACTATTTCTTTGAATGTTTATAAAGATGATTCAGGTGATTCCATTGCAGTTGCTAATGAAATAAAAAAGATGTTAACAACATTTTCAAATTCTACTGATGATATAGAAACAATAATTACAAGAGATAGTAGTGAACCTGTAAATGATAGAATTAAAACAATCATTGCAAATATAACCTTAGGTTTAATATTAGTAGGACTTTCTATGCACTTATTAATTAGTCCAAGATTATCTTTAGTTATTGTAATGGGTATACCATTTTCTTTTATTTTAGGTCTTTTGGTTATAGAACAAGCAGGTTATAGTTTAAATATGATCTCTTTAATGGCTATGCTTATATCCTTAGGTATTGTTGTTGATGATGCAATTATTGTAAGTGAAAATATCCAAAGGCATTTGGATGATGGTGAGGATTTAGATAAAGCTGTACTTATTGGTGCAAAAGAGATGATTGCACCTGTTTTAATAGCTGCATTTACAACTATTTTTGCATTTTTACCAATGTTACTAATAAGTGGAGAGTTAGGTAATCTCATGAGAATGATTCCAATTGTAATTGCTGTATTAATATTCTCTTCACTTATAGAATCATTTCTATTTCTTCCTTTGCATGCCAAACATATTTTAAAAAGAAAAGAAAAAATGCTTGATTGGACAAAAGCATATAATTTTTATGAATCAATACTTCATAAGGTTATACACTATAAAAGAACTTTTCTTTTATTGTTTTTTGTATCAGTTCCTGTTTTAACTTTTATATTGATTCAAAATAGTAGATTTCAAATGATGCCTGATATGGATTCAAGAAGTGTAACTGTATCTGTAAAACTTAACGAATCTATATCTTTAAAAGATACAAATGAAATAGTGAAAAAATATGAAGATATATTGTTAGAAAATTCAAAAAAACTATTTATAAAAAATATAGATACCACAGTTGGTAGATTCACAAATATTGTTAGTGAGAGTGAAACAATTGAAAATGGGTTTCAATTATCATTAGAATTAGAAGATTTAAAACAAGATAATTTTTTACAAAAATATATAAATCCTATATTAAGTCTTAGTTTTGATTTTGAACAAAAAGATAAAATCAGAACAGTAGATACCCAAACAGCAATGAAAAACATAAGAGAAATAGTAACACCATTAACTAAACAAGATAATGCAGTTGCTTTTAATATAATAACCAGAAGAATAGGGATTGTAAAATCTGATATTGAATTAAAATTAAGTAATGAAAATAAATCATTGTTGCTAAAAAATATAGATAAAATCAAAGAAGAATTATCAAAAATCAACGGTGTTAAAGATGTTACAGATAATACAGAATTAGGGGAAAGTGAATACAAATACTCTTTAAATGCCTATGCCCAATCTTTAGGTTTAACAGACAGTGAAATTGCCCTGCAAGTTGCAAACTATTTTATGGAAAAAGAACAAGCAAATACTTTTAATGAAGATGGGGTTATAGAGATTGTAACCCAGTCAATTTATAAAGATAATCTAGATGATTTAAAACATTTTTTAATAAATATAGATGATAAAAAGATTGAACTTCAAGAGTTGGTAGATTTTAAAATAGAAAGAAATTTCCAAAAAATAGAAAAAGAGAATGGACAAATACAAAAAAATATTTTTGCAAATATAGAAAAATCACAAACTAGTGCAAATGAAGTATTAGAAAAACTTGAACCTATTTTAAAAGAATCACGAGAAAAAGGAATCATAATAAATTATGGTGGAGAAAGGGAAAAAAGTGCTCAAATGGCTAGTGATATGCTAAAATCATTTTTAGTAGGATTATTTTTGATATTTATAACTTTACTTATCAATTTTCCATCATTTAAAAGCGCCTTTATTATTCTATCTGTTATCCCTTTTACAGCTGTTGGTGCAATTATAGGGCACTTTATCATGGGCGTAAACATAAACTCTCAATCATTAATTGGTATGTTAGGATTAGCAGGTGTTGTAATTAATGATGGAATTATTATGTTAGATTTTTTACATAATACAAAAAATAGAAAAGAGTTTTTTATAAAAGCAAAACAAAGAGTAAGACCAATTCTAATTACTTCAATCACAACAATTCTTGGTCTTTCAACACTTATATTCTTCCCTACAGGTGAATCAATTATGCTTCAACCAATTGCAATATCACTTGGATTTGGAATAGCTTGGGGAACAATACTAAATCTAATTTATGTACCTGCATTATATGCAACATTATTTAAAATTAAGGATTAA